Below is a window of Brassica napus cultivar Da-Ae chromosome A5, Da-Ae, whole genome shotgun sequence DNA.
AACATGTGGTGGATAGTGAAAGAGTTGACAGTCAGTCGGAAGGCAAACAGATTCATCAAGAGAATATTTCTTATACGAACAAATCGGTATGCTTGGTTTCATGTCCATGAGCATATTCATGGTCTTATCTgcataaattaattttactttattatatagGAAGCTGTGGATGTCTTCAAATCACTTTTGAAATCTGCCAATGTTGGATCTGACTGGACATGGGAGCAGGTAGTACAACTTTCGCTATTAGTTGTTCTTTGAGCTTGGCGCTGAATGTTTACATGGTTCTGCCACAGGCCATGAGAGAAATAATTAATGATAGAAGATACGGGGTTCTGAGGACTCTTGGAGAGCGGAAGCAAGCCTTCAATGAGGTTACTTCTTTTTCCCACGTACCCTACAAATAGCAAGATAATTTATCATTAGTTCTGATGTTTAGGTGTAATACATTCAAATCCTCTTGAAGTTTTGAACAGTTATGCTTAAGCAGTACATCTGGTCATAAATGTAATTGCGCTTTGTTGGAACTTTTTTGCTGTGGTTCAGTTTCTAGCTCAAATGAGAAAAGCAGCAGAGGAGGAAAAGATAGCCAGACAGCTAAAACGATATGAAGATTTTAGAAGGATGTTAGAGGTAAGTTTCAGATTTGCTGCTGCCTTTTCTTTTTGAGCAATCTCAGGCTACTCCGTACCGCTGATCATCTTTTGGACATTGGTTACCAGGAAAGCGTGGAGCTTACTCCTTCTACTCGGTGGAGGTTTGTTCTCCAGCATAATTCTGATTCCTATTTCCCCCTCTATGAGAGCTCTTGCAGTGCGATTTAAATTGTGATATAATGTTCCTTCTCTATCCAGCAAGGCTGTGACTATGTTGGAAGACGATGAGCGTTTCAAAGTTGTTGAACGAGAAAAAGACCGTcgtaatatttttgaagatcATATCAGTGACTTAAAGGAGAAGGTACTGTATGGTGTATTCATTATTGATTCTTGTCTTGGTCGGAAGTAACTGCCTATTTTGTTTCCCCATCTCTTCTCTGTAAATATGCATGCATTTTTGACATTAGTTTTCATCCGGAGAAAATTTTCATCGAGTGTTCTTTTTAGACTTCTTAGttataatcaaaatttgatCATTCATTTGAAACCTAAAACATGTTCAATGTGTTAACTATATACAAGTGTTACCCTCTCTATGTGCGTTTTTAGCTTTGCGAGGACCAATTATCAAATTGTTCTAATGTGTTCAAGGACCTGATCTTTGGTTTGTGTTCCGTTGTTCAATATGTGGTTGATTCTGTAAGGAGCGGGTGAAAGCTTTTGAGGATCGCAAGCGGAACATTGTTGAATACAGGAGATTTTTGGAATCTTGCAATTTCATTAAGGTGATTATCCCTCTTCATTTCTTATCTCCCACACTATCTTGTGCTAATTCATTCcgactctcttttttttttcttcagccTAATAGCCAATGGCGCAAAGTTCAGGACCGTTTAGAAGTGGATGAAAGATGTTCACGTCTTGAGAAAATTGATCAGCTAGAAATATTTCAGGTCAGTTCATTCTTAATTGATCAGGAACTATCTGTCAAATCCACACTCAGCTAATTCAAAGTGCTGTACAGGAGTATCTGCGCGATctggagagagaagaagaggagagaaagaagataCAAAAGGTACTTGGATACTAGAAATCTTTCGTATTTGACAtctctttgtttgttttatcgACACTACCTCATTATATCGGCCATTCATGACAACAGGAAGAACTAAAAAAAGCAGAGCGAAAGCATCGTGATGAGTTCCGTGGTCTGATAGATGAACATATTGCTACAGGAGAGCTTACTGCCAAAAGTAGTTGGCGTGATTATTTAGTGAAGGTTAAAATTAAATAGGGTGTGACACAGAATAACTATTTCATTTCAAGTATTGAACTAACGGTTTTGATACGAAACGGATACTGCATCGCAGGTAAAAGATTTACCAGTATATTTAGCAATTGCATCGAACTCCTCTGGCGCTACACCAAAAGAGTTATTTGAAGATGCTGCTGAGGATTTGAAAAGAAAGGTACTAGATCCTTTTCATTGGTCgtgttatttttatatttttcaagatATCATGAAAGCGACTGTGATATCAAAACGATGAGCAAAACTGCTACGCGGTCACTAGactatttttgtttcttaaaaGACGGTAACTTGTATTATTGTGTAGTTATAGTAGCattatttttattggtttatgaGTAGTGGATTCTTCTGTTTCCgtttcttgtttgtttttttctttcccttTATTGGCCCTTAATTCCTGCGTTAACCATCTGTTACATATTACGTGTTTTGGTCTTCACAGTACCACGAGCTCAAATCTCGGATAAAGGACGTATTGAAGCTGAGAAAGGTAcgtgttttctttctttaagcATTTATGGATTTTATTGGTGTTTTGATCTCATCGTTTTCCTTCCAGGTAACGTTATCCACTGAATCAACGTTTGATGAGTTCAAAGTCTCAGTTTCTGAGGGTATCAGTTCCCCATCTATTCCTGACTTTAAACTGAAGGTCTGTAGTTATTTTCCttgacttttattttttttcatggtaGTTCCAGATGATGTGAGAAGATATGATAATGTCTTCTTGCTTCTGAATACAAAGGAACTCACTTCACTGCCACCATATTCTTTATTTACCTCCAGAGTCTCATTGGATATGACTTCTAACCAAATGTTTTGGTGATGCTTCGCAGTTAGTGTTTGATGATTTGCTGGAAAGAGCaaaggagaaggaagagaagGAAGCCAGAAAACAGACTCGGAATACTGAAAAATTGGTGGATATGCTTCGCTCCTTCAAGGTATTGAATATAGTTTGGTCTGATCCTTTATAATATGTGATGGGTGAACTTCTGGGTCGTGGTTTTGTTTTCGCCCTGATTATTAGTTTTGGTGCAGTATATAACTGCCTCTTCATCCTGGGAGGATTCTAAGCATCTTGTTGAAGGTACTGAAAAATTCCGGTACGTTTCATTTACTCTAACCCTTCATGGTCGAGCCCATGACTGGACCCTGTTTTTTCTGCTATATTCCACACCCTTCTCAAATCTCAGGAGCATTGGGTCCTTCCTAGTACGGTTCTTATATAACCGTCGAAcatgtattttaaatctaaTCACCAGTTGCATGTTTCCTCGTTGTATATAGTACCATAGGGGACGAGAGCTTCCGGAAGAAGACGTTCGAGGATTACATATCGCACCTGAAAGAACAGGCAAAAAGGATCAAACAGAACAAGAAGGTAATGGTAGTTTTATGTCTACGAAAAAAGTTTGCTCGAGTCAAGCATCTTACCAGTTTTGGTGCTATCATAACTACATGCTAACATACTTCAACTATTGGTTATAGATGATTCAGCTATTACGTACTGTTTTATTATTACAGGAACATGTTAGAGAGGAACATGACAGGGAGAAGGATAAATACggaagagagaaggagagagtgaGAGAAAGAGACAATAGAGATCATCGTAAGCAAGGTTCAGCTGATAATTACAACCATGACGTGGACGAACTCCATGGAAAAGAACGTAGAAGATCCGGAAGAGATAGCCATAGTAGACATCGAGAAAGACATACTAGTGTGAAGGAAAATGAGGCAGATCATTACAAAGAATCTCATAAAGCTGGTCGTGGCCATAAGGAATCAAGACAACAGGTACACTTCTTCACTTTGTTGCCTTTTTCTCAAGGGTGACATGCATTAAAAAAACGTAGTATAGAGTACCTTCTTAAACTCTGGGAATTGCAGCGAGGTTTGGTTCGGGAAGCCGAGGATGAAGGCAGGGAAAAGCGGCGTAGAAAAGAAGGAGATAGTGAGCAAACAAAGCGTGCGGAAAAGGAAGAAGAACTTGAAGATGGAGAATGTGGTAGGTACTAAAGTATCTACTCCCATCAATGAGAGATGTTAGGCTTCTAATTTGCTTGGGTTGAGTTTCTTGAACCCATTTAAActattttgtcacaaaaaataTCTTACCGAGCTGCAGCTTTAACGTAACCAGAGATGGATGAGTAGGACGTAGGAGTTATACCTTGTTTCATTACCGTTTTTGTTGAATTCATATATCCTCTTGGGTTCAAACCTGAAACTACAAATATGGTCTAGTGGCGGTATCAAGGTTCCGGTTGATATAATTCACTTGGGAAGACTATTGCAATATGAAGATATACCAATCCTAATAGATAATCCCCTGCGTTGAAAATTTAGGTAATAGATTCCATTCCAAGTTTTGTCAAGCTTATAATATccaggagaaaaaaaaacatcatcttTTGGATGAAAATTGCTCGAATTGTACTGCTCGTGAAAAAGTAAATTTAACATGCAAGGCCGGCCCTTTTGATCACCATGATTTGATTtgtcataaaatatttatatgatacCTAAAAGTAAttaaacccgaaccaaaattatCGAAACTTTAAATGAGTTCTGGTTCTAAAATGAATCTTATAGAGTTATGAAACCATGAAAGTTCAACAATGGTTGAATTACTTGCCATGCACGGCTTCTTTCTAAAAAGACTATTAAAATagatttcttaattatataactggtatttataaaacagagattacgaaaagaaaaaaacaatctgAAATTGTTTGACCACCAAGACTTGATTTGATCATTTGCACCCGTTTTGGGGAACAAGTAAACACCAAGAGTTTAAgatattggaaaaaaaaaacgaagaaatGGTGAATCATTTgttatataattgatatatattcttaaactttatattaacaacagtgaaaaaatgaaaacttttagTAGTAACTGTGGTTAAAAAGTATTAGttaaaacaaaaactgaaatataaaaataaatataaaaacaatccCTCTCCCGCTGGAGAGACGACGATATATTGTTGACAACTTcatttcttttctctctctctcagattTTGCAGAAGAAGAATGGCGGAAGAACAACTTTACCAGCAGATGTACCAGCTCGGAGATGTGCTCAACGAAGCCACTGATAGCTGTAAGCTCTTATCATCTTCCTCATATGATTCTCGCTCGATCGTTTATGTATACTGTCTCTCCTTCGTTTAGATTTTTCTGATCGTAATCTCTGTTTCTGACTGTGACTATCGCTTAAGCTCCTTGATCCATCGATCTGTTTGATTAGCATGATGATGATTCCGATGGAAACTGTTATCGTGTgttcatcatcatatattagctTCGCTTGTTGTTGTAACTTGTAATTTTAGAGATCGTTTCATCGTTTGAGTTGAAAGATAGAGAGATTCTCTTCTTCGCATACTGTAATGTATGCTGTTTAATCGTGAAGCTACATTCTCTTTAGCATGCTCTGTGTTGTTGTTATACTGCTTCGATTCTGTTTCTGACTG
It encodes the following:
- the LOC106410777 gene encoding pre-mRNA-processing protein 40B translates to MANNPHYPGIQPFQHPNASSIDLPRGFAPSMNFQHRPPIQAPPQSEQVAHLASQNFQYVGRGGTTMNNGFPPQSYTPQLLQSMHHSVERPSQSNQGQHVPLGHPSLISQPNVPVASGTFLPEPYLRTSDINMNGGPRALFSYQGATSFEHLRAPTQVTGPSSHSQAQQSAPISQANAPSSIMNPAFEHPKVASSQPIPSQEAATDWVEHTSADGRRYFFNKKTKQSTWEKPVELMTLFERADAKTDWKEHSSPDGRKYYYNKVTKQSTWTMPEEMKIAREQAENASVQGLHAEGVVDASRVLSRSDTASTAAPTGLPNQTSSTPPTSDTSEKLALTSDREQAASVPGSSSPVENVDQVQAIADKTQELCDTAKTDNPSVTVMITSAATLVDKETVSTENSGDADDVSAKNTNQGSGTGPKESQKHVVDSERVDSQSEGKQIHQENISYTNKSEAVDVFKSLLKSANVGSDWTWEQAMREIINDRRYGVLRTLGERKQAFNEFLAQMRKAAEEEKIARQLKRYEDFRRMLEESVELTPSTRWSKAVTMLEDDERFKVVEREKDRRNIFEDHISDLKEKERVKAFEDRKRNIVEYRRFLESCNFIKPNSQWRKVQDRLEVDERCSRLEKIDQLEIFQEYLRDLEREEEERKKIQKEELKKAERKHRDEFRGLIDEHIATGELTAKSSWRDYLVKVKDLPVYLAIASNSSGATPKELFEDAAEDLKRKYHELKSRIKDVLKLRKVTLSTESTFDEFKVSVSEGISSPSIPDFKLKLVFDDLLERAKEKEEKEARKQTRNTEKLVDMLRSFKYITASSSWEDSKHLVEGTEKFRTIGDESFRKKTFEDYISHLKEQAKRIKQNKKEHVREEHDREKDKYGREKERVRERDNRDHRKQGSADNYNHDVDELHGKERRRSGRDSHSRHRERHTSVKENEADHYKESHKAGRGHKESRQQRGLVREAEDEGREKRRRKEGDSEQTKRAEKEEELEDGECGRY